One region of Cloacibacillus sp. genomic DNA includes:
- a CDS encoding VWA-like domain-containing protein, which produces MDNKEWEVSAAQIKKAHGYSTPDGSRRLGETAREAAALAREILRLSRDALLINLRFLESALIKFIPENDTVTAEMATDGRLLYYNSVHVCRRFQQGRRIPARDYLHITLHCLFRHLFVGAKVNPDLWDLACDITVENVITGLGIKSLYCEREERQAWLIRKLRGELPHLSAERVYRWLREQSFPIIECERLRADFYADDHKIWYKLPELASGSGRGEVRDNAVPQDDEKSNSGSLEDQGEELPPPVSGEEEESAQGGGTAAEKKPGGERGDSAARSGEEEKSHEPAMASKETEEMWREIARRIEVDLDTVSNSWGENAGGLTQTLAAINREKCDYAAFLRRFAVTGENMEVNDEEFDYIFYTYGLSLYKRMPLIEALEYKEVRRVREFVIALDTSESVAGELVQKFVEKTWNILRQTENFFTKVNVHIIQCGARVEEDAKITSQDEFEAYIGGMTLKGFGGTDFRPLFEYVDGLIKRHEFTAFKGLIYFTDGYGDFPAMPPDYETAFVFIDQGRRPPEVPVWAMRLLLGEDEIEELRVENHRR; this is translated from the coding sequence ATGGACAACAAAGAGTGGGAGGTCAGCGCCGCTCAGATCAAAAAGGCGCACGGCTATTCAACGCCGGACGGCAGCCGGCGGCTCGGCGAAACGGCGCGCGAGGCCGCGGCGCTGGCGCGGGAAATACTGCGCCTCTCACGCGACGCTCTGCTCATCAATCTGCGTTTTCTGGAATCGGCCCTTATAAAGTTCATACCGGAGAATGACACCGTCACGGCCGAGATGGCCACCGACGGACGCCTTCTCTATTACAATTCCGTGCATGTCTGCCGCCGCTTTCAACAGGGGCGGCGGATACCGGCGCGGGATTATCTTCATATAACGCTGCACTGCCTCTTCCGTCATCTTTTCGTCGGGGCGAAGGTAAATCCCGATCTCTGGGATCTCGCCTGCGATATCACGGTGGAAAACGTCATCACCGGCCTTGGCATTAAATCGCTTTACTGTGAGCGTGAGGAGCGCCAGGCGTGGCTGATACGCAAACTGCGCGGCGAGCTGCCGCATCTCTCGGCAGAGCGCGTCTATCGCTGGCTGCGTGAGCAGAGCTTTCCCATTATCGAATGTGAGCGGCTGCGCGCCGATTTTTACGCGGACGACCATAAGATATGGTACAAACTGCCTGAGCTGGCCTCCGGCTCCGGCAGGGGCGAGGTGCGGGATAACGCCGTGCCGCAGGATGATGAAAAGAGTAACTCCGGCAGCCTTGAGGATCAGGGGGAGGAGCTCCCTCCGCCGGTCTCCGGGGAGGAGGAGGAATCAGCGCAGGGAGGCGGAACGGCCGCTGAAAAAAAGCCCGGCGGCGAGCGCGGCGACAGCGCCGCCCGCTCCGGTGAAGAGGAAAAAAGCCACGAGCCGGCGATGGCTTCCAAGGAAACGGAGGAGATGTGGCGGGAGATAGCGCGCCGTATCGAGGTGGACCTGGATACCGTCTCCAACAGCTGGGGTGAAAATGCCGGCGGCCTCACCCAGACGCTCGCCGCGATAAACCGCGAGAAATGTGATTACGCGGCTTTTCTGCGCCGCTTCGCGGTGACCGGAGAGAATATGGAGGTCAACGACGAAGAGTTTGACTACATTTTTTATACCTACGGACTCTCTTTATATAAGCGGATGCCGCTCATCGAGGCGCTCGAATACAAAGAGGTGCGGCGGGTGCGTGAATTCGTCATCGCGCTCGACACCTCGGAATCCGTCGCGGGAGAGCTGGTGCAGAAGTTTGTGGAGAAGACGTGGAACATCCTCAGGCAGACGGAAAATTTTTTTACGAAGGTAAACGTGCACATCATCCAGTGCGGCGCGCGCGTGGAAGAGGACGCAAAGATTACAAGCCAGGATGAGTTTGAGGCCTATATCGGCGGCATGACCCTCAAGGGTTTTGGAGGCACTGATTTCAGGCCGCTATTTGAATATGTGGACGGGCTCATAAAGAGGCATGAATTTACCGCTTTTAAAGGACTGATCTATTTTACCGACGGTTACGGCGATTTTCCCGCGATGCCGCCGGATTATGAGACGGCCTTCGTCTTTATCGACCAGGGGCGCAGGCCGCCCGAGGTTCCCGTATGGGCTATGCGTCTGCTGCTCGGCGAGGATGAGATAGAGGAATTGCGAGTGGAAAATCATCGGCGA
- a CDS encoding molybdopterin cofactor-binding domain-containing protein — MKSKEYYSEIESVYKKPEDYELAGKGNAYVRVDAEAKVTGRAVYTDDVDLPGMYYCKLVHSPYVHAVIKSIDFTEALKLPGVKGVLTGSDFPEGHNLGNPEAFKELADKEPLCRKKVRMIGDEVAAVCAVTENIAAEAAALVKVEYEPLPVILDPFESMQPEAEPIHYPNTGNLSIFTTMKAGDPDKAFAEAYYTDRHYYKTQEMVHAAIEPHGAVAKYENGEWTVWTTTQGAYVSRFWIAWGLGVPESRVRVIKPMVGGGFGGKLDVFAHELCPCKFAQMTGHPVKCVLKRDEVFTCTRTRHPISFEIETAFTKEGKMLAKRCKHILDGGAYGGSGIAANTLSLICATFPYKVENIDMTARRPYTNHPASGAMRGYSACQVHFAHEIHMDEVANALGIDPLELRRRNEITPYYTGPTGLEFTSCKFDECLVACADAIGWAERDKFFPRSGEAVGLSGSGFMSGTGFPVLVTPHYCSASTIVRLNREGYAVVFCGANDIGQGCDTVMTMIVAEELGLRMDEVKLVQSDTTTTPWDAGSFGSRVTFLGGNACRRAVGDAKLKLLSHWAEEWGCKPSDIKMKDHRVFIEGDAEKNISYNEACFGYEERNFGRCVAGVGSFAHEGDKDIYVKNVGNYAPAYSFSASAARMKVDMETGCVDLKDFVFAHDCGRALNIRAVEGQIEGSVLLGLGFSCFEECVYSKDGRHMNPSFRDYRFPTALDMPPVKTIICSEADPEGPMGAKEAGEGSTAPVGSAIGNAVNYATGLTLRELPITPERIWRALKERERTGETAFGAEDLRGKFAAMPPLPERK, encoded by the coding sequence ATGAAATCAAAGGAATATTACTCCGAAATCGAGAGCGTTTATAAAAAACCCGAAGACTATGAGCTTGCCGGAAAAGGGAACGCCTATGTGCGCGTAGACGCCGAGGCTAAGGTGACGGGGCGCGCCGTCTATACCGACGACGTAGACCTGCCCGGGATGTATTACTGCAAGCTCGTTCACAGCCCGTATGTGCACGCCGTCATCAAAAGCATAGACTTTACCGAGGCGCTCAAGCTGCCAGGCGTGAAGGGGGTGCTCACGGGGAGCGATTTCCCCGAGGGGCATAATCTCGGCAACCCCGAGGCCTTCAAGGAACTGGCGGACAAGGAGCCGCTCTGCCGTAAAAAAGTAAGGATGATCGGCGACGAGGTCGCGGCGGTCTGCGCCGTCACGGAGAATATCGCCGCGGAGGCGGCGGCGCTCGTCAAGGTGGAATATGAGCCGCTGCCGGTCATCCTCGACCCCTTTGAGTCGATGCAGCCGGAGGCCGAGCCGATACACTATCCGAACACCGGCAACCTCTCGATCTTTACGACGATGAAGGCGGGAGACCCGGACAAGGCCTTTGCGGAGGCCTATTACACCGACAGACATTACTACAAGACGCAGGAGATGGTCCACGCCGCCATCGAACCGCACGGAGCCGTGGCGAAATATGAAAACGGCGAATGGACCGTCTGGACGACGACACAGGGCGCTTATGTGAGCCGTTTCTGGATCGCCTGGGGGCTCGGCGTTCCAGAAAGCAGGGTACGCGTCATCAAGCCGATGGTCGGCGGCGGTTTCGGCGGCAAGCTCGACGTCTTCGCCCATGAACTCTGCCCCTGTAAATTTGCGCAGATGACGGGACATCCCGTGAAGTGCGTGCTAAAACGCGACGAGGTTTTCACCTGCACGCGCACGCGCCATCCGATATCCTTTGAGATCGAGACCGCCTTTACCAAAGAGGGAAAGATGCTCGCCAAGCGCTGCAAGCACATCCTCGACGGCGGCGCTTACGGCGGCTCGGGCATCGCGGCGAACACCCTTTCGTTGATTTGCGCCACCTTCCCCTATAAGGTGGAAAATATCGACATGACGGCCAGACGCCCCTACACAAACCATCCGGCCTCGGGCGCAATGCGCGGCTATTCCGCCTGTCAGGTACACTTTGCCCACGAAATCCACATGGACGAGGTGGCGAACGCGCTTGGGATAGACCCGCTTGAACTGCGCCGCAGGAACGAGATCACTCCCTATTACACAGGGCCCACAGGCCTTGAGTTTACCTCATGCAAGTTTGACGAGTGCCTTGTCGCCTGCGCCGACGCCATCGGCTGGGCGGAGAGGGACAAGTTTTTCCCCAGAAGCGGCGAGGCGGTCGGCCTCTCCGGTTCTGGCTTCATGTCGGGAACGGGATTCCCCGTACTTGTTACGCCGCACTACTGCTCTGCCTCCACAATCGTCCGCCTCAACCGCGAGGGCTACGCCGTAGTCTTCTGCGGCGCAAACGATATCGGACAGGGCTGCGATACGGTGATGACGATGATCGTCGCCGAGGAGCTGGGGCTGCGTATGGACGAGGTGAAGCTTGTGCAGTCAGATACTACGACGACGCCGTGGGACGCCGGCTCCTTTGGCTCGCGCGTCACCTTCCTCGGCGGCAACGCCTGCCGCCGCGCCGTCGGCGACGCGAAGCTTAAACTGCTGTCGCACTGGGCGGAGGAGTGGGGCTGCAAGCCCTCTGATATCAAGATGAAAGACCACCGCGTATTTATTGAGGGAGACGCGGAGAAGAACATCTCCTATAACGAGGCCTGCTTTGGCTACGAGGAGAGGAACTTTGGCCGCTGCGTTGCCGGTGTCGGCTCTTTTGCGCACGAGGGCGACAAGGACATCTATGTGAAGAACGTAGGCAACTACGCTCCGGCCTATTCTTTCTCAGCTTCGGCGGCCAGGATGAAGGTCGATATGGAGACGGGCTGCGTAGATCTGAAGGATTTCGTCTTCGCTCACGACTGTGGCCGCGCGCTGAATATCCGCGCCGTCGAGGGGCAGATCGAGGGTTCGGTCCTTCTCGGCCTTGGATTCAGCTGTTTTGAAGAATGCGTATACAGCAAGGACGGCAGGCATATGAACCCCAGCTTCCGCGATTACCGCTTCCCGACGGCGCTCGACATGCCGCCGGTCAAGACGATCATTTGCAGCGAGGCCGATCCCGAAGGGCCGATGGGTGCGAAAGAGGCGGGCGAGGGCAGTACCGCGCCGGTAGGTTCGGCGATCGGCAACGCCGTAAACTATGCGACCGGCCTGACGCTGCGCGAACTGCCGATAACGCCGGAGCGTATCTGGCGCGCGCTGAAGGAACGTGAGCGTACGGGAGAGACGGCTTTCGGCGCGGAGGATCTGCGCGGCAAGTTTGCGGCAATGCCGCCGCTGCCCGAGAGAAAATAG
- a CDS encoding (2Fe-2S)-binding protein, with protein sequence MKRIINFKLNGENVEELVADNITMVDFLRQQMHMTGTKRGCEEGECGACTILLDGAAVDSCLMLAVEADGREVVTIEGVMKDGVLHPLQREFMDKWALQCGFCTPGMIMSALSLLHENPRPTEHEIRDAIAGNLCRCTGYTKIVEAIDSAAKILERQANM encoded by the coding sequence ATGAAGAGGATCATAAATTTTAAACTTAACGGCGAGAACGTCGAAGAGCTGGTGGCGGACAACATCACGATGGTCGATTTTCTGCGCCAGCAGATGCACATGACGGGGACAAAACGCGGCTGTGAGGAGGGCGAGTGCGGCGCCTGCACCATCCTGCTTGACGGCGCGGCAGTCGACTCCTGCCTGATGCTGGCCGTCGAGGCCGACGGGCGTGAGGTCGTCACCATCGAAGGCGTCATGAAGGATGGCGTCCTGCATCCCCTGCAGAGGGAATTTATGGATAAATGGGCCCTGCAGTGCGGCTTTTGCACGCCCGGCATGATAATGTCGGCTCTTTCGCTGCTGCATGAGAATCCCCGCCCGACGGAACATGAGATCCGCGATGCAATCGCCGGCAACCTCTGCCGCTGCACCGGCTACACGAAGATCGTCGAGGCGATCGATTCTGCGGCAAAGATACTGGAAAGGCAGGCGAATATGTAA
- a CDS encoding xanthine dehydrogenase family protein subunit M, with product MTLPNFNYIAAKSLEEASELAAAQAGRCVLMAGGTDVILLLKENVLRGVESVIDLKNIPGMDGLEFVEGEGLRIGALTKLYAIHNSPLVCEKMPAVADAAHYVASTQIRRKGTMAGNICNASPSADTAPILVAMDASVSVYGKNGERVIPVGEFFTGVKRNCIDKAAGEIVTRINIPELKPQEGSAYFKHSVRKAMDLAIIGVAAWVKMDGCRITDCRIAMGGVGVTLLRAPEAERLLKGSAADDDLLERAGLAASRECSPISDVRASEEYRRDMVRVYTKRAVKRALETLRA from the coding sequence ATGACTTTGCCGAATTTTAATTATATAGCCGCCAAAAGTCTTGAGGAGGCCTCGGAGCTCGCGGCCGCGCAGGCCGGCAGATGCGTGCTGATGGCGGGCGGGACTGATGTGATCCTGTTACTGAAGGAAAATGTTTTGAGGGGCGTGGAGAGCGTCATCGACCTGAAAAATATCCCCGGTATGGACGGGCTGGAATTTGTCGAGGGCGAGGGGCTGCGTATCGGCGCCCTTACGAAGCTCTACGCGATCCATAACTCGCCGCTGGTGTGCGAAAAAATGCCTGCCGTAGCCGACGCCGCGCACTATGTTGCCTCAACGCAGATCCGCCGAAAGGGGACGATGGCCGGCAATATCTGCAACGCCTCGCCCTCGGCCGACACCGCTCCGATACTGGTGGCGATGGACGCCTCCGTGTCGGTTTACGGTAAAAACGGCGAACGGGTGATACCTGTCGGAGAATTTTTCACCGGTGTAAAAAGGAACTGTATCGACAAAGCGGCGGGAGAGATCGTCACGAGGATAAATATCCCCGAGCTAAAGCCGCAGGAGGGCTCCGCGTATTTTAAGCATTCGGTGCGCAAGGCGATGGACCTGGCGATCATCGGCGTCGCGGCCTGGGTAAAGATGGACGGATGCCGGATAACAGACTGCCGCATCGCGATGGGCGGCGTCGGTGTGACGCTGCTGCGCGCGCCGGAGGCGGAGAGGCTGCTGAAAGGCAGCGCCGCCGACGATGATCTGTTGGAGAGGGCTGGTCTAGCCGCCTCGCGGGAGTGCAGCCCGATCTCCGACGTGCGCGCCTCCGAGGAGTATCGGCGGGACATGGTGCGCGTCTACACGAAGCGCGCCGTTAAGAGAGCGCTTGAGACGCTGAGGGCTTAG
- a CDS encoding Crp/Fnr family transcriptional regulator, whose product MGENNDAIDGIRDDQIRHLYYLPQGIARLEALGEVIHVGKGYELNKVDEVPEYCYLVKEGRVICYELTFGGEQRVYSFMEPNSVFLEECMLVDKPSPVLFKTAAPSTLVRIHKCALKHAFKHDIDIVMDICKSMAEKFLSAMGQIRYGQQKSAEWKICRLLQIFMGHYGADYDGKILIAEKISQQMIADMLGMNRVTVSKKFKELRDISLLEQINGYICIRSAEALQKHMELMK is encoded by the coding sequence GTGGGAGAAAATAATGATGCCATTGACGGGATACGTGACGACCAGATACGCCACCTTTACTATCTGCCGCAGGGTATCGCGCGGCTTGAGGCGCTGGGAGAGGTCATTCATGTGGGCAAGGGGTACGAGCTTAACAAAGTAGACGAGGTGCCGGAATATTGCTATCTTGTGAAGGAGGGGCGCGTCATCTGTTACGAACTTACCTTCGGCGGCGAACAGCGCGTGTACAGCTTCATGGAGCCAAACTCCGTCTTTCTTGAGGAATGTATGCTGGTAGACAAGCCCAGCCCCGTCCTCTTCAAGACGGCCGCGCCCTCTACGCTCGTGCGCATCCATAAATGCGCGCTGAAACACGCCTTCAAGCACGACATCGACATCGTAATGGACATCTGCAAATCAATGGCGGAAAAATTTCTCTCCGCGATGGGGCAGATACGCTACGGGCAGCAGAAATCAGCTGAATGGAAGATATGCCGGCTGCTGCAGATTTTTATGGGACATTACGGCGCGGATTACGACGGAAAGATTCTCATCGCCGAGAAGATCAGCCAGCAGATGATCGCAGACATGCTCGGCATGAACCGCGTGACGGTCTCAAAGAAATTCAAGGAGCTGCGGGATATATCGCTGCTGGAACAGATCAACGGCTACATCTGCATTCGCAGCGCCGAGGCGCTGCAAAAACACATGGAACTGATGAAATAA
- the rlmB gene encoding 23S rRNA (guanosine(2251)-2'-O)-methyltransferase RlmB produces the protein MTNDNRRRGHGREERADKRSEGAPAGDICWGRNPVIALLEGDPERCMKVLLAKSAQPHIKAKITELCRANGIIFQNVESAALDRLTDGENHQGVAAYTAQMKLWEPEELLASLPAAPSPVLILLCDHLQDPHNLGAVIRSAEAAGAAAVMIPKRGGCLPTGTVVKTSAGAALRLPVVKVGNVSQTIKMLQEADFWVTGLAMEGRETLFRGDLPPRSAIVVGAEGEGLGNAVAKACDDIRFIPMQGTTGSLNASVAASIAMFEWTRSRGAELK, from the coding sequence ATGACGAACGATAACAGAAGAAGAGGACACGGCCGCGAGGAGAGGGCTGACAAGAGGTCGGAGGGCGCGCCGGCGGGCGATATCTGCTGGGGACGCAACCCGGTGATCGCGCTGCTGGAGGGAGACCCCGAACGCTGCATGAAGGTGCTTCTCGCGAAGAGCGCCCAGCCGCACATAAAGGCGAAGATCACGGAGCTCTGCCGCGCGAACGGGATAATATTCCAGAACGTTGAGAGCGCGGCGCTCGACAGGCTGACTGACGGTGAGAACCATCAGGGAGTCGCGGCCTACACCGCGCAGATGAAGCTGTGGGAGCCGGAGGAGCTGCTCGCCTCGCTGCCGGCCGCGCCGTCTCCGGTGCTTATCCTTCTCTGCGACCACCTGCAGGACCCGCATAACCTCGGCGCCGTCATCAGAAGCGCGGAGGCCGCGGGCGCCGCGGCGGTGATGATCCCGAAACGCGGCGGCTGCCTGCCCACCGGGACGGTGGTGAAGACGAGCGCCGGCGCGGCGCTGCGGCTGCCGGTCGTGAAGGTGGGCAACGTTTCGCAGACGATAAAGATGCTGCAGGAGGCGGACTTTTGGGTTACGGGGCTGGCGATGGAGGGGCGCGAGACGCTTTTCCGCGGGGATTTGCCGCCGCGCAGCGCCATCGTCGTCGGCGCGGAGGGCGAAGGCCTGGGTAACGCCGTGGCTAAGGCCTGCGACGATATCCGCTTCATCCCGATGCAGGGAACGACCGGCTCGCTCAACGCCTCCGTCGCCGCGAGCATCGCGATGTTCGAGTGGACGCGGTCGCGGGGCGCGGAGCTTAAATAA
- the uvrA gene encoding excinuclease ABC subunit UvrA, producing MEQEIRITGARQHNLKNINADIPKNKLVVVTGPSGSGKSSLAFDTVYAEGQRRYVESLSSYARQFLGMSDKPDVDDISGLSPAISIEQKGSNHNPRSTVGTVTEIYDYLRLLYGRAGTPHCPKCGREVHRYSVDEIIDLIYQEYDGRPLEIFSPVVKAKKGEYRNLLLKLHQQGYMRARIDGTLYWLEEAVELDKKRRHTIECLIDRMRVKEENRSRLSEAIEMALKLSDGFILLVSEGSADRELTEKYICPECQISLPDIEPRLFSFNAPFGACPDCGGLGFHSHFSAELAVNPELPLGDGGFIPWKSMKYMVHKAEKLAEKKGWDIGKPFKELPEAVRQELLYGSDEVLELTFSDKKNGDWEYNGKYIGLIPWIEKRYNETESENYKEELGRYLVEDVCSTCKGMRLKPEALAVTLGGYNIGEITEMPIDELITVLDELKLGEREQKIVGIALVEVRKRLSFLNDVGAGYLSLSRRADTLSGGESQRIRLASQIGSQLTGVLYVLDEPTIGLHPRDTNRLLDTLRAIRDIGNTVLVVEHDRDTMAAADHILELGPGAGEHGGELIANGSAEEVMRGDSSTALYLRGEADGTWRPHPERRKPSGMIKVRGARENNLKKLNIDIPLNVFAALSGVSGSGKSTFLYEVLYKGLRGKFDKDYRERPGKFESVSGYESLRNIVLVDQSPIGRTPRSNPATYTGVFTPIREFYAELQESKLRGYQPGRFSFNVKGGRCEACNGDGVIKVSMLFLPDVYVKCDVCKGQRYNRETLEVRYKGLSIADVLDLTVDEAIEHFSGIPRIANKLKVIQEAGLGYIRLGQPAPTLSGGEAQRVKLATELGKKFRGNTLYLLDEPTTGLHYTDVKKLLKLLHKLVEQGNSVLMIEHNLDVLASSDYIMDLGPEGGRGGGRLIAKGTPEEVARAKGPTSKYLAQFFEEMKRGHDER from the coding sequence TTGGAACAGGAAATAAGAATCACCGGGGCAAGACAGCACAACCTCAAAAACATAAACGCAGATATCCCAAAAAATAAGCTTGTCGTCGTAACGGGCCCCTCCGGATCGGGCAAGTCTTCGCTGGCCTTTGACACGGTCTACGCCGAGGGGCAGCGGCGCTATGTGGAGTCGCTCTCCTCGTACGCGCGGCAGTTTCTCGGAATGTCTGATAAGCCTGATGTGGACGATATCTCAGGGCTCTCCCCCGCGATATCGATCGAACAGAAGGGTTCCAACCACAACCCCCGTTCGACGGTGGGAACGGTCACCGAGATATACGACTATCTGCGTCTGCTCTACGGGCGCGCCGGTACGCCGCACTGCCCGAAGTGCGGCCGCGAGGTGCACCGTTACAGCGTCGACGAGATAATCGACCTTATCTATCAGGAATACGACGGCAGACCGCTGGAGATATTTTCCCCGGTGGTCAAGGCCAAGAAGGGAGAATACCGGAACCTGCTGCTCAAGCTGCACCAGCAGGGGTATATGCGCGCGCGCATCGACGGCACGCTCTACTGGCTTGAAGAGGCGGTGGAGCTGGACAAGAAGCGGCGGCATACCATTGAGTGCCTCATCGACCGCATGCGCGTCAAGGAGGAGAACCGCTCGCGCCTAAGCGAGGCGATAGAGATGGCGCTCAAGCTCTCGGACGGCTTTATCCTGCTCGTCTCCGAGGGAAGCGCCGACCGGGAGCTTACGGAGAAGTATATCTGTCCCGAGTGCCAGATCAGCCTTCCCGATATCGAACCGCGCCTCTTTTCGTTCAACGCGCCCTTCGGAGCCTGTCCCGACTGCGGCGGTCTCGGCTTTCACTCGCACTTTTCGGCGGAGCTTGCGGTGAACCCCGAGCTGCCGCTCGGCGATGGCGGCTTTATCCCCTGGAAGAGCATGAAATATATGGTGCATAAGGCGGAGAAGCTCGCGGAGAAGAAGGGCTGGGATATCGGCAAACCCTTCAAAGAACTCCCGGAGGCGGTGCGTCAGGAGCTGCTTTACGGCTCCGACGAGGTCCTTGAGCTCACATTCAGCGATAAAAAAAATGGCGACTGGGAGTACAACGGTAAATATATCGGCCTTATTCCCTGGATCGAGAAACGCTATAACGAGACCGAATCGGAGAATTACAAAGAAGAGCTGGGGCGCTATCTCGTGGAGGACGTCTGCTCTACCTGTAAGGGCATGAGGCTCAAGCCCGAGGCGCTCGCCGTAACTCTCGGCGGTTATAACATCGGCGAAATAACGGAGATGCCGATCGACGAGCTAATAACGGTGCTAGACGAGCTCAAGCTCGGCGAACGGGAGCAGAAGATCGTCGGCATCGCGCTGGTCGAGGTGCGCAAGAGGCTCTCATTCCTCAACGACGTGGGGGCCGGTTATCTCAGCCTCTCGCGCCGCGCCGACACCCTCTCCGGCGGGGAGAGCCAGCGGATCAGGCTCGCCTCCCAGATCGGCTCGCAGCTGACGGGCGTGCTCTACGTGCTCGACGAGCCGACGATCGGACTTCATCCGCGCGATACGAACCGCCTGCTCGACACTCTGAGGGCGATACGCGACATCGGCAACACCGTGCTCGTCGTCGAGCACGACCGCGACACGATGGCCGCCGCCGACCACATTCTCGAGCTTGGCCCCGGCGCGGGAGAGCACGGCGGCGAGCTGATCGCCAACGGCAGCGCCGAAGAGGTGATGCGCGGCGATTCCAGTACGGCGCTCTACCTGCGCGGCGAGGCCGACGGCACCTGGCGTCCTCATCCGGAGCGCAGGAAGCCCTCCGGCATGATCAAGGTGCGCGGCGCCAGGGAGAACAATCTCAAGAAGCTCAATATCGATATCCCGCTTAATGTATTCGCCGCGCTTTCGGGGGTATCAGGGTCCGGCAAGAGCACCTTCCTCTACGAGGTCCTTTATAAGGGGCTGCGCGGAAAGTTTGACAAGGACTACCGCGAACGTCCCGGCAAGTTTGAATCGGTGAGCGGCTACGAATCGCTGCGCAATATCGTGCTTGTCGACCAGAGCCCGATCGGGCGTACCCCGCGCTCCAACCCCGCGACCTATACGGGGGTATTCACACCGATACGGGAATTTTACGCCGAACTGCAGGAGTCCAAGCTGCGCGGCTATCAGCCGGGACGCTTCAGCTTCAACGTGAAGGGCGGACGCTGCGAGGCCTGCAACGGCGACGGCGTGATCAAGGTCTCGATGCTCTTTCTCCCGGACGTCTATGTAAAGTGCGACGTCTGCAAGGGACAGCGGTATAACCGCGAGACGCTCGAGGTCCGTTACAAGGGGCTTTCGATCGCCGACGTCCTCGATCTGACCGTAGACGAGGCGATCGAGCACTTCTCGGGTATACCGCGCATCGCGAATAAATTGAAGGTGATACAGGAGGCGGGACTTGGCTATATCAGGCTGGGACAGCCCGCGCCGACGCTCTCCGGCGGTGAGGCGCAGCGCGTGAAGCTTGCGACGGAGCTCGGCAAGAAGTTCCGCGGCAACACTCTGTATCTGCTTGACGAACCGACGACCGGGCTGCACTACACCGACGTCAAGAAATTGCTGAAATTGCTCCATAAACTTGTCGAGCAGGGAAATTCCGTGCTTATGATCGAGCATAACCTTGACGTGCTGGCCTCCTCGGACTATATAATGGACCTGGGGCCGGAGGGAGGCCGCGGCGGCGGAAGGCTGATCGCCAAGGGCACGCCGGAAGAGGTGGCGCGCGCGAAGGGGCCGACCTCCAAGTATCTGGCGCAGTTTTTTGAGGAGATGAAGAGGGGTCATGACGAACGATAA